The genomic window CTGCTTCAAGAGGGCACCAGTGTGCTGTGTCCAGCCTGCAAAGGTTTGGGACAGCCCTGTGGCCTGGAAAAGCAGTTCAGCTTTCTGGAGAAAGGCCCGCAGCCCAGCTGGGAGTAGATGTGTGAAGGGCTTCGGAGCAGTGGGAACCATCTAGAGTAAAAGGCTTGCTGTCCGTGACAGTCATCTCCAGTGCCCACCGTGATGACTGTGCTTCCAATAAGACGATGGGGCCGTGAGGCCATTAGCGGACACTGTTGAAGACTTTAGGAAGTGTAGCCTGGTATCCATAGGTCCTGGGATCGCTTTTGTTCAGAAGGTGGCCCCAAGTCCTCCACATGCACGTTCAGGTTACTTTCTCAGACCTACTGTGGCAGGTCACCTGTCCTCTGTGCCTTCATGGTCCCTTGAGCCTCCGCCATAGCCACTGATCTGTGGTAGCATCCAATTATATTTCTCCTGATTGTCCATAGTTCCAAGTCACTGTTAGGATGACTGTTCTCTTCATCCTGTCtaagcctgtctgtctgtccttccagcCTCCAGCCCTAAAGTTCAGCAGAGGATGCGTGTTCGCATTTTCTGCTGAACGGATGGGGACAGTCTTCCAGGTGCCTCCTTCCTTTAGAGAATGTCTTGTGTCTATCTACTTCCAAGCAGCCTAGGCCTTGTGGGCACAGGCTGAGTTTTGCTGTGTTACCTTCTAGACATGGAAGCTTCCAGCTAGGTCCTACCTGCTAGGTTACCTCTGCTCAGGGGGAGAGAGCACCAGgttcttatctttcttttttctctcttttttttttaaagatttatttacttattatatgtaagtacactgtagctctcttcagacactcagaagagggcatcagatctcattacaaatggttgtgagccaccatgtggttgctgggatttgaactcaggacctttgaaagagcagtcagtgctcttaacccctgagccatctctccagccctgttcttATCTTTCATgtaaacatgtaaatatttgGGATGGGCTTTCTGCCCTTCTGGGTGACAGTTATCAGAGCAATCAGCTCCCATCCTTCCTGCTTGAGGTAGATAAGGGGCTCACCCCAGCCTTTCCTGGGTTATAGCCTTTTGGGGGTTCTCAGTGACCTTCCTTCACCATCCAGGGAGGTTTTATCTTGTATGTTAGAAAAAGTGTGGCAGGGCTCTTTGCCTTGCCCCATTCCCAAGCCACCTTTAGAAGAACTGAGGTCTGTCTTGATGCTCCAGGGAGTGGAGTCAGCTATGGGAGAGCTCTGCAGAGGGAGTGTGGACACCATCATTCCCATTGTCTCCATCCTCCTCCATCTTGTGAGATTAGGCAATCTGAGACTAGGGGGAGGGGGGCGTTGCTTCATATCCTGACTCTGGCACTACCCGGTTCCTGTTTCATAGACAGGCTTAGGATGATGAGCTGGGAGCCAGTCAGTGGGGGATTGGGGCACGTCTGTCCTGATTCAGCGATTTGACGTGCCTAGTATGTTGCAAGATGAACACACTGGGCAGTGTGGGGAGCAAAGGACTCTCCTTGGAGTTGGGGTCGGGGAACCTCCACAGGTTACCACATCCTCTCAGAGACCCAGTTTCATCCTCTTAGACAAAATGTACTCAGATTGCAGGAGCTGACTTTTCAGGCCCCCAGGAGCACAGTCCTTCTGACGGACTGATTTTGAGATAGGATCCCCCTGTGGTAGTATGCCTGCTATGTATGTACAAGGCCCTAGATCTGGTCCTAGcacctcaaaataaaaatgttagatTGTATTGGCaagttttttataaatttaatcttCTACTATGTGgtaattctttttcttctcctactTCTTGTAAAAATTACCTATTTCCCCACCAAGTCCAGCCCTTCGCTGGTGTATCCTTTACCTGGTCCATAGCTCTGGTGTCGGGGTCAGAGTGGGAAAGGTGTGGAACCTGCTGCAGGCTACCGACAGCCCTTGGCTTCCAGACCTGGGATTTCTAGACCTTGCCTCAGCCGTGTCTTTAGCTGGGCTCCTAACATAGGGTGTCAGTCTTTGAAGGCCTTGTGTGTCTTATCGGTGACTTCCAGCCCTGTCCACTCAGAACTCCTAAGTCCCTCTCCCCCAGTCAGCCTTGTTGCCCATGGTCTGTCCCATGGCGGCTTGTCacactcctttcctttctccatggGCAGCTTCACCTGTCTCCCGTGAAGCTGGCTGAGCTACATTCTGACCTGAAGATACAAGAAAGGGATGAACtcaactggaagaagctgaaggtgGAAGGCTTGgatgaggatggggagaaagaagcGAAACTGGTCCACAACCTTAATGGTACCTTCCTATTCCCATGGTGAGGggtcgggggagggggggcagccATCAGCTCCCCGGCCAAgttgagggaaaggggaggggggcgGGCATGTGACAGCAAGTGCAGCCTGTAAGGTGACTCATCTGAGGACAGATGCCCTTGGTCTTGTCCCAAGTGCCTGTGCTGCTGTCTGAATGTTGGGAGAGTCAGGACTAGGGACTTAATACACTGATACCCAGGCAACCAAAGGCTCTGGAGCTGTTTGGCCAGGAAggagactgtcttagtcagggtttctattcctgcacaacattatgaccaagaagcaagttggggaggaaagggtttattgagcttacacttccacgttgcagttcatcactaaaggaagtcaggactggaactcaagcagatcaggaagcaggagctgatgcagaggccatggaaggatgtttcttactggcttgcttcccctggcttgctcagcctgctctcttatagaactcaagaataccagcccaaaggtggtaccacccacaaggggccctccccacttgatcactaattgagaaaatgccccacagctggatctcatggaggcacttccccaactgaagctcctttctttgtgataattccagcctgtgtcaagttgacacacaaaactagccagtacagagacATAGGATGCTGTCAGCCAAAGGAGGAAGTAGGTCTGATGTCTGAACAGACTGTGCGGGCAAGGCGGGTTGTGAACATTTCCTTGTGTGGACATTGATGATGGGCAGAGTCTCACATGTTTGAACTTAGTGCACACGTGGGTCCTTAGGTCTAGAGGATGGGTGTGTGCTGCACTTAGATTCTCTTCCCGTCCTCCTCACTCCCTCAGCCCACAATCAGGCATCATTTAGGACATTAGGACGTAGCCCATAGACTGGCCACCAGCCCTTCTGCACACCCTGGGCATTGAAGTTCTATACCAGCTCTGCCTCCAACTGGCTGACCAGTGGCACGTTTGACCCCCATCACCACCATGCCCCCACTCTTTGTGCTAGCACACTGCTTTCCACGTGACCTAGGCACGTCCTGCCTCTCATGGTAGTCCTAAACTGAGTGTAGTGCCCCCCATGAGGTACCACTAGTGTGCAGGGTAGGTGATGGGAGTGAATGTTGGCTGTTATAAGCAACCAAACTGTAACCAGGATTCATACAAGCAGCTTCTGCAGAACTAGCCCTCAGTGCTAAGGTCTCTGCTATGACAGGAATTACCCTGTATAGAGTCCCTTCCTCAGGCGTTGGACCCCCAGGAGAGGAGGCCAGCTCTACAGAGATAGACTTGGGCTCAGAAATAGAAGAATGCAGAAGGCCAGGAAGAGAGCTAGTGACCACCAACCCCTGGCTAGCCAGTGTCCTGGGTGGGGTTTAGCCTCCACTTGATGGGGGTCTGGCTGCATAGAGCAAGATTTTCTCTTTGGGTGACATTTTCCCTTCACTGGTACTGGTGGCCCAGCAGCAGACCTAACAGGATTAGGAGCTGATGTGTGAGGTTGACCCTTCTAAGCACTCGGTGGCACGCTTGCTGCTGGAGATGGGTGCTCACTGATGCTGGCCACCTTCTGGGCGTGGCCCATGAGGGCCCTTCCTTCACTGCTCAAGTCAGTACTGGCCCCACATCTGGGGGACCAAAATGTAAGTCCGGACCGAGAACTTGGGTATAAGAAACAGGTAGGTGCTGCCGCTGATCATATCAAGGGTTGGGCCCCCTAGCTATAACCAGCTCTACCCGGGTCAGGCCAGATCCTTAAGGGCTAGTCTCAAGGGAGCTGCCTCGTTAAGACCCTCAGCTCTTGTGCAAAACTCAGTCCTATGGGGGCAGCTGTTCAGGGATATGCCCACTGTCATTCCCAGGGCTAGCTCATTCCCCAGGCTGGGCCTGGGCACTGCAGGGAACTCAGTCTTAACTCCAAACAGTCTTGTGCAATTTGCCTATGGGCCCAAGTCCAATGGACCTTTTGTGTTCCCCTCTTCTCTAGTTCTCCTCAGACCCTGACCCAGCTCAGGCACTGGGACTACCCAGGTTGGGGGTGACAGCTCTTTTTCATGGTAGCCAGCAATGAGCAGGCGTGGGCTGGGCGGCAAAGCTGCAGAGACAGTGCCAGGCACTGGCTCCGAGGCTAAGAGGTATCGAGCttactgtgttgcccaggctgctCCCCAACTCCCAGACTCAAAGCATTCCTCCCGCTTAATCCCCCCAAGTATCATAGATTAGAGTCTCAAGCCACTGCCCACTTTTAAAATGGCTTTGTAAGATCTAAATTAGATCTAATGGAGTCCAGGTCAAGTCGCAGTGTATGTGCCCATGCTGCCTGCCCACAGATACTTCCTGACCCGTCAGTAGGAGTGGCTTTCTGTGGTCATCAGAGATGCTACAGACCACTCCAGGAACACATGCAGGACAATGGGAATTCACACCTCAAGgcacattatcccagctctggggGCAGAGGGGGGTTCAAGCTTCCAGGCAGGGTGGAGCGCCAAAAACTGAACCACAGGGACACTTGCAGGGTTGGCTGTGACTGAGAGCAGAGCCCGTCAGAAGGAACAGTGTGGGGAGGCTGCATTGGAGGCATGCGGCCCCTGATCCCCTAGGGCATGGAGACCATAGTGCCTGTGGAACTGCCCAATGATAGTTGTGGGATGAAGGCCCCAAGAAAGTGCTGGTGATCAGTGGGTCACCGGTTTGGAAATGACAAAGTAACACAATAGAAATTCTGTACCCTTTCTGGAGAAGACAGGGTCACAGGTGAGGGACGGATCCCCAGCAGCTAAGCAGAAGTTAGGCCCAGGAGCCTGTCTGCTCTTAAGAGCAGGTACCAAGCAAGCCCCCTCTCTCACCAAGCAGGCGTGGGCAGCCTGCACGTGGCATGTAAGGTCCAGGGAAGCCTGGCCGGCAGGGCCATGCAAGTTACAGGACAGTCATTTTTGAAGTCAGCTAGCAGGTTTGCCCATTATGTGCTGGTGCCAAAAGGTGCCAAGACTTCCAGAGTGGAAGGGCTGTGGACACGCATAAAGTCTGGATATCTCAGAGATGAGGTGCCTATTGGCCAGCCTCTCCTACCCCTCACCCTGACACCCAGGAGACTATtcagtcctgttttgtttttgtttgtttgttgttggtttggtttggtgtttggGTTTTTACTGGGGTTTGGCATATGCCAGAAATGGAAGTATCAAGATACAGTCCGAGCATCAGCCCACACCTTCCCTGCCCAGGAGCTCCTGATTCAGCTGGAATCTAGGATGCCTTGCAAGGCCCTGGCCTTGAGCACCTAAGCTGATGCATGTCCTCCCCAGATCTTGTGTGGCTActcatgggggttgggggaggaacCTTCTAGAAAATTAGAAGCAGACTCCTCATATAGGAGGAGTGGCAACTTCTGCCTATTAAGGGAGACAGTGTCCAATAAAAATCAAATGCCTCTCCAGTCATCCTGGCCAGGTACGGACTGGATGGGAGGAAGGACACCCAGATGGCGCACAGCAACGCACTCAGTGAAGACAcccaggaggagctgggggacCCCAGGCTGGAAAAGCTGTGGCACAAGGTACCACGTGCCATTTTCCCCTTACCTTCTGGAACTCGTGCCGACCTGTGGAGAGTTATGATGTGGGGCTGGGAGGGCTCTGTCTGCTGTCACCTTGCTGCCTCTTCTACACCAACTCAGGCTGCTGGCTTCACCGCGAGTCATGATCTGTGCGTATATTGTCCTTTCTGTGACGTCTGGGCTGTCCTGATTGGCTACTCTTGCTCAGCAGGGCTGCTCCTCGCTGTCAGGGCTGCAGTCTTAGGTGTGCTCTTCATGGTGTGTGGCTAAATCACACAGGCGTCAGGTCAGGCAGCTGTCTTTCCATTATTTTGTCTGGTCTGTGGTCCTGCTTCTGGGCTTAGGCAAGGGGCCCTCAGCTATGTACAGATTTTGGCGTGGGCTCTTGATACTGTGATTGTGAAAGTGGGCAGTACTGGGTCTGGCCTGTCATTGCTTTGTGGTAGAGACCTAAGCAGGGAGCATGGTATGGGTGGATATTGGGATGTGGCCTTGGTTCAGTGCCACAGGCTCGCTGGTCCGGCTCCTGGAATAGCCTGTCTGGGTTACACGGATCTGTTCCCTGCTGGACTACCGAGATGGCCCTGTTGTTCTCAATATGTACACAGCCGGAAGAGTTAAGCAGATGTAGGCACCATCCTCAGAGTCCTTCCCTGTCCTTCTCTGGCCAGCCCTGTCAAATCAGGACATCGAGGAAAAGAGACAGAGCTTCCTTATcgatttttcttttcctagtgCACACACCTAGTAGAGGGACACAAGGCTTgcagggtggggggggtggggggtgaggggtgggggatggggggggtagggggtgagAACAGCCCCAAGCTCTGCCCTGGAGCAAGGATACAGCCGATAGGCACCTGGACTCCACGGGGTGTGCTGGTGACGAGACAGACATGGTCACCCCAGGCTGTTTCCTCTTAGGCAAAGATATCAGGGAAATTCTCCAGTGAAGAATTGGACAAGCTGTGGAGGGAGTTTCTGCACTACAAAGAGAAGATCCACGAGTACAACGTGCTGCTAGACACACTGAGCAGAGCTGAAGGTCCGCCACGCCTGCGGGTTCTGGGCACAGTGGAATGCGGTGACCTGGGGTTGcggggaggaaagggggacacTTATGTTTCTACCCATGTCCATGAATACATACGGGTTTTATATCAGTTGTGTTATGTCAGTACAGCTATACAGACTGCTTCTGGGGTAACTGAGGTGTCCTGATGTAACAGGCCCATCACTCTAACGTAAGCCAGCCTTCATGAGTTCTGAGTAGTGTGACCTTGCCAAGAAGGGGGCCTGAGAAAGTAGGTGCCATTAAGGACCGTGGAGACCCCTGGGGCAAGCCTTTGGGTATAGATGCTGAGACATCCACACTCAGCTGTTTTGAGAAAGCACATCTATTAGCTAGCTCTGAGGGCTCCTGTGGATGGACTTGGGGCCATCTTGGCCGGTAGGATGCCAGTTCTTGTCAAGACATTCTGTGTCTTGCTCTGCAGAGGGTTATGAGAACCTCATCAGTCCGTCGGACATGACCCACATCAAGAGAGACACCCTGGCCAGCAAGCACAGCGAGCTGAAGGACAGACTGCGCAGTATCAACCAGGGCCTCGACCGCCTGAGGAAGGTCAGCCATCAGGGCTATGACTCCGCCACTGGTAAGTCCCGGGGACAGGTGCACGGACTCAGGAGTGCAGAGGAGGCTTGTCATACTCAGTTGTCTGTGTCCTGTGCCCCACTTCCTGGAGCGACTCAGTGATTCAGAGTACTGGCCTactgcagaggacccgggttccatctccagcaccaacATAGCatctcacaactctctgtaactccagtcccaggtgaTCCAATATTCTCTAATGTGTActacccagacatacatgcagccaaaacattcatgcacataaaataaaggttaatttttaaaaaatgttctgggCCGGCTGTCAGCCCTGTCACCTAAATTATTTTGAAGTGGTAGTGGAGTGGCCCTCCATCTAGGCCGTCTTTCAGCCTTGGTCATTGCACACAGGACTATCTCTGAATCCCCTCGCCAGTGGATTCAGTGGAGGCCAGCTTTGCTGTTGATCCCATGCTGGCCTATGGCCCTTGTATCAAGCAGGGTGTCAGCATCTACTGCGGTGACAACCCTACCCTCTTGGGACTTACCTGAGTGATAGGGCCAGCCTCGCTGTCTATCCCTGGGGCTCCAGGTGGTGGCAGGGTGGTGCCTAGTTTTGTGTCCAGCAATGGACAAAGTCCTACATGCACACAGCCTTAGGCAGCACGGGCCCAGGCAGAGCCTCCTCTGGGAGCACCTACAAGGCCTTGCAGGCATGCAGTGCTCTCTCTTGTGGGGCTGGGCTTGAGGACTGCTGTGAAgtcatctctccctctccagaGACTGCTTGCTGTGGAGATGACCAATCTATCTCATTGACCAGCTCTGAGGACTTACTGTTGTTGGGTTAATGGGGCTATGAGAGGGAGCCTGGCCACGGTCAATGTGTTGGGTGTCCCCACGCTCCGTGATAACCTCCATCCTGCCCTCTGTGGGCTGTCTCCTAGAGAACTGCGTCCAAACAGTCCCTTGGCTTCTCCCACTGACCTGTCTGTGGA from Apodemus sylvaticus chromosome 11, mApoSyl1.1, whole genome shotgun sequence includes these protein-coding regions:
- the Lrpap1 gene encoding alpha-2-macroglobulin receptor-associated protein codes for the protein MASRRERVSTLPRLQLLLLLLLPLLLVPQPIAGHGGKYSREKNEPEMAAKRESGEEFRMEKLNQLWEKAKRLHLSPVKLAELHSDLKIQERDELNWKKLKVEGLDEDGEKEAKLVHNLNVILARYGLDGRKDTQMAHSNALSEDTQEELGDPRLEKLWHKAKISGKFSSEELDKLWREFLHYKEKIHEYNVLLDTLSRAEEGYENLISPSDMTHIKRDTLASKHSELKDRLRSINQGLDRLRKVSHQGYDSATEFEEPRVIDLWDLAQSANFTEKELESFREELKHFEAKIEKHNHYQKQLEISHQKLKHVESIGDPEHISRNKEKYMLLEEKTKELGYKVKKHLQDLSSRVSRARHNEL